The following coding sequences lie in one Lolium perenne isolate Kyuss_39 chromosome 2, Kyuss_2.0, whole genome shotgun sequence genomic window:
- the LOC127333005 gene encoding cysteine endopeptidase Rep1, with product MARSALYLVAVVVAAIALATTQASFIYTEEDLASDDSMWALYERWAAHHEVAREHGEKARRFPIFKNNARWILDRYGRKGKSAINNFGDMTYEEITTQATGLRESNQDEHCSSTLHSLVKGACDNF from the exons ATGGCGAGATCGGCACTCTACCTCGTCGCGGTGGTCGTGGCCGCCATTGCGCTGGCCACGACGCAGGCGAGCTTCATCTACACCGAGGAGGACCTTGCGTCGGATGACTCCATGTGGGCGCTGTACGAGCGCTGGGCCGCACACCACGAGGTGGCGCGCGAACACGGTGAGAAGGCCAGGCGCTTCCCCATCTTCAAGAACAACGCGCGCTGGATCCTCGACAGGTATGGCAGGAAGGGAAAGTCCGCCATCAACAACTTCGGTGATATGACCTACGAGGAGATCACCACTCAAGCGACGGGGTTAAGGGAGAGTAACCAAGATGAGCACTGCAGTAGCACATTGCATTCCTTGGTCAAGGGAGCGT GTGACAATTTCTGA